The region GGAGCGCGAGGATCTCCGACGGACGACCCTGCCCCCTCCCGTCAGCCGAGGCGGAGCAGGTTCACGAGCAGGCTCGAGAAGACGACCACGTAGACGACGAGCCAGAACATCGTGAGCGGCCAGGGAGCCGGCGTGTCGAGACGACGCGGTGCGGCGGTCATGCGGGCTGGGGTAGGCAAGGCGCGTGCCATACCCAAGACCGTGGAAACACGGCATTCATGATTCGGGGGATTCCGAACCCCGAGAAGAATCGCCCCGCGGGGTCGCGCCGCTGGGAAAGCCGGTCCGATCCGCGCTCGCGCGGGCGGCTCCGCCCGGATAGAAGGCGCCCGTGCTCCGTCACGGACCGGGTCGTTCCGCCCTCGCGGTCGCCGCCGCGCTCGCCCTCGCCGGCGGCTGCGCTCGCCCCGGCCGCTTCGATCCGACGCGCCTCGACCCGACGAGCCCGGCCTCCCTGGCCGCCGCCGCCGAGGACTTCCGCGCCGCGTGCGCGCCCTGCCACGGCGCCGACGCGCGCGGCACGGGCCCGGTCGCCGCGAGCCTGCGCCAGCCGCCGACGGATCTCACGCTGCTCGCGACGCGCCGCGGCGGGATCTTCCCGTTCGACGACACGGTGGCGGTGATCGCCGGCGAGCGCGCGATCGACGCGCACGGTACTCGCGTGATGCCGATCTGGAGCTTCCGGCTCGGCGGCGGCGACGCGGCCTCGGCGGTCGCGTCGATCGACGCGCAGCGCCGGGTCGACATGCTCGCCCGCTACCTCGCGACGCTGCAGCGCCCGGCGCCGCCGCCGACCCCGACGAAGCCTTCCGCGCCGCCGCGGGCGCGCACGTCGCGCTGACGCGGTCCGCCGGCCGCGACTCAGAACCCGTAGCGGATGATCTCCGGGTGCGCGTTCGCGTACGCGCACGCGAAATCGAGCTGGGCCCGGCTCTGGGCGTGGATCTCGAAGAGCGCCTCGCCGCGCGTCACGACGTCCCCGAGCGTCCGCAGGAGCTTCACCCCGGCGACGACGTTCGCGGGGGCGCCGGCGCGCTTCGCGACCCGCGCGATCTCCCAGCAGTCGATCTCGGCGATGCGGCCGTCGGCGGGCGCCGGGACGATCGCCCGATGCTGCGCCTCGGGCGGGAACGCGCGCCGCCCCTGCACGTCCACGATGCGCTCGAAGGCGGCGGCCGCGGCGCCCGAGTCGAGCGCCTGCTGCGCGGCGTGATAGCCGCCGGCCGCGGGCACCGCGCCGACCATCTCGAGGAGATGCGCGGCGAGGTACAGCGCCTTCTCGCGGAGGTCGCGCGGCGCGCTGCCGTCGCGCCGCAGCACGGCCAGCACGTCGAGCGCCTCCAGGCGCGGGCCGATGCCGCGGCCGATCGGGCCGCGCGCCTCGGTGACGAGCGTGTCGACGCGGAGCTCGATCGCCTCCGCGACCACGCGGAAGAGCGCCGCCAGATGCTCGGCGGCGACGTGGTCGCGGACCTTGGCGGTCGGGCCCACGGGAATGTCGATCAGCACGTGGGTCGCGCCGGCGGTCTTCTTCTTGGCGAGGATCGACGCCACCATCTGCGGCTCGGTGTCGATCTCCATCGGCCGCTCGACGGTGATCAGGATGTCGTCGGCGGGCGCGAGGTCGAGCGCCCCGCCCCACGCGATGCAGGCGCCCGCCCGCTCGACGACCCGGTGCAGCTCGGCCGGCGGCAGCGCGACCTCGGCGAGGAGCGCCATGGTGTCGGCGGTGCCGGCCGGGCTGGTGATCGCGCGCGACGAGGTCTTCGGGATCGTGACGCCGAGCGCGGCGAGGATCGGCACGACGATCATGGTCGTGCGGTGGCCGGGAATGCCGCCGATGCAATGCTTGTCGGCGATGGGTCCGCGGCCGAAGTCGAGGCTCCGGCCGCGCGCGATCATGGCGCGGGTGAAATCGACGATCTCCCGCTCGTCGAGCGTCCGCAGCGCGCACGCCAGCACGAACATCGCGAGCTCGACCCGCGAGTAGCGGTGGCGGACGACGTCGCCGAGGATGGCGTCGAATCCGGCCCGGTCGAGCCGCTCACCACGGAGCTTCGCGCGCACGAGATCGACGCTGCGGGGCGCCGGCGCGATCGTCGCGTCGACGGGCGCGCCCTCCGGAAGCCCGAGGTCGCGGAATGCGACGTCCGAAAGCCCGATCTCGTCGGGCGCGATGAGCGCGTCGCGACAGAAGTTGAGGGTGCCCGTGAGCTCGCGCGGCTCGCCGCTCGCGGCGTCGACGCCGGCGACGCGCACGCGGTCGAGCACGTTGAAGCCGAGCGTGCCCGCGCGCACCGCCTCCTCGTGCACGAGGACGACGTGCTCGCGCATGGTGTCGATGCAGAGATGCTTCAGTCGGAACACCCGCCCCTCCCTCAATCCACGCGCACGATCTCGAGGTAGCGCGGCACCGCGGCGGTCCACCCGAGCTGCTGCTCGATGGCGTCGTGGAGGCCCTGTGCCGCCGGCTCCTCGCCGTGTACGACGAAGACGGTCTCGGGCGCGCGCGGCGCGCGGCGGAGCCACGCGACGATCTCGTCGCGATCCGCGTGCACCGAGAACGCCGGCACCGACGCGACCTCGGCGCGCACGCCAATGTACCGTCCGTGCATCTTGAGCTCGCGCGCCCCGTCGGCGAGCGCCCGTCCGCGCGTGCCCTCGGCCTGGAAGCCCACCAGCAGGACGGCGTTGCGCTCGTCGGGCAGGCGGCGCGCCAGGTGGTGCAGCACGCGCCCGCCGCTCGCCATGCCAGACGCCGACACGATGATGCTCGGGCCCCTGGCGTCGTTGATCGCGATCGAGTCCTCGACGGTGTGGGCTTCGATCAGGTTTCCGGGGTCGAAGGGATCGCCGTCACCGGCGAAGTCGGGCCGGATCTCGAGGCCGCCCGCGGCGATCGCGCGCCGGTACACGTCGAGCGCGGCGAGCGCCATCGGACTGTCGACGTAGACCGGGAGGTTCGGCACCCGCCCCTCGCGGATCAGCCGGCGCAGGTGCAGGAGCAGCACCTCGGTGCGATCGACCGCGAACGACGGGATGACGATCGTGCCGCCGCGCGCCGCCGTCCGCGCGATCGTCTCCTCGAACCGCGCGAGCGCGGCGGCGTCCTCGTGGCGGCGGTCCCCGTACGTCGACTCGATGAGCACGAGGTCGGCGGGCGGCGGGTCGGCCGGCGGATTCAGGATCGGATGGTGCGGCCGGCCGAGGTCGCCGCTCACGAGGAGCGCCCGCGGCTTCGCCCCCTCGATGGCGAGCAGGACCATCGCCGACCCGAGGATGTGGCCGGCGGGCAGGAAGGTCGCGCGCACGCCGGGAGCGATCTCGATACCCTGGAAGAACGCGGCGGCGCGGAACTGGCCGAGCGCGCGCTCGGCGTCGGCGCTCGTGTAGAGCGGGAGCGCCGGCACGTGCCTCGAGGTGCCGCGCCGATTGGCGTAGCCGGCGTCCTCCTCCTGGAGGTGGGCGCTGTCCGGCAGCACGATGCGCGCGAGGGCGTGCGTGAGATCCGTCGCGTAGATCGGGCCCCGGAAGCCGTTACGCGCGAGCGCCGGCAGGTAGCCCGAGTGGTCGAGGTGCGCGTGGGTGAGCGCGACGGCGTCGATCGACGCCGGGTCCACCGGGAACGGGCTCCAGTTGCGGAGCCGGAGAGGCTTCAGGCCCTGGAAGAGGCCGCAGTCGACGAGCACCCGCGCGCGCGGCGTCTCGAGGAGGAAGCGGCTGCCGGTGACGGTGCCCGTCGCGCCGAGGAACCGCAGGACGGGAGCGGCGGTGCGATCGCGTTTCATGTCGACCTCGGGAGCGCGGCCGCGACGAGCGCGGCGACGCCGATGGCGTTGGTGCAATGCGGGAGCGTGTCGCACGACAGGAGACGACGGACGCCGGCGGCGCGGATGCGGGCCTCGGCGCCGGGCGCGAAGATCGCGTGGCTCACGATCGCGTCGACGGAGCGCGCGCCGGCGGCGCGGAGCGCCCGCGCCGTCGCGGCGATCGTGGCGCCGCTGCTCGCGATGTCGTCGACGACGACCGCGCGCGCCCCGCCCGCCGCCGCCGGCACCTCGACGGAGACGGCGCGGTCTCCGTGCCGCACCTTGCGCGCCACCACGGCCCGGGCGCCGGCGCCGCGCGCGATCGCCCGCACCCACGGCGCCGATTCCTCGTCGGGTCCGACGACGAACCATGCGCCGCCGCGGGAGCGCAGCCACGCCGCGAGCGCCGGCGCCGCCGACACCGACCGGCTGCGGCCCGGGACCACCTCGGCGAGGCGCCGCACCCGATGAAGGTGCGCTTCGATGGTGAGCACGCCGTCGAATGCCTCACCGAGGAGGCGCCCGACGACCCGCTGCGACACGGGCTCGCCGGGATGGAACACGGCGTCCTGCCGCATGTACGGCAGGTAGGGGGCGACGAGCGTCACGCGCCGCGCTCCCGCGCGCCGGAGCGCGTCGGCCGCGAGCAGCACCTCGACGAGGCGCTCGTTCGGATCGGCGAGGGCCCGGACCAGGATCGCGTGGCGCCCGACCGGCGCCCGGACCCGGACGAGGCTTTCGCCGTCGGGAAAGCGGTGCAGGTCGACCGGCACCACCCGCCGCCGCGCCGCCCGGGCGAGCGCCGCTCCGAAGGCGGACGTGTCGGGGAAGACGTGAAGGGACGCGGACATCGGCTGCTCGTTATACGGCGGGCTCAGGATTTCAACGGAGCGACGCTCCGCCGGCGCGGTCCGGTCGGCGGGACACGGGGCTGCTGCCATCGCCTCCGGATCACCGCGCCGCGCGAGGATCGGACCGCGACACTACCGACGGGCGGAGCGATGCCGGGAGCGCGCGCCGGCGCGGACCGTGAGCACCGGCACCTCGGCGTGTCGGATGACGCGCTCCGCGACGCTCCCGAGGAGAAGGTGCGGAAGCCCGCTCCGCCCGAGCGTTCCCATCACGATCGCGTCGGCCTTGCGCGCGGCCTCGAGGATGCAGCTCGCCGGCGCCCCGGTCATCACCCGGCTCCGCACCCGTCCGACGCGGCGGCCGGCGACGGCGCGCGCGACATCCTCGGCGAGCCTCTCCTTCACCGCCGCGACCTCCGCGGCCGACGGCAGGATCGGTAGGCCGTGCGGCGGGTAGATCGGTGAGATCGCGTGCATCACGAGAAGCGACCCGTCGTGGCGCGCGGCGAGGTCGGCGGCGACGTCGAGGGCTCTCGCCGCCGACTTCGAGAAGTCGTACGGAACGAGAATCTTCCGGAAGAGCGCGGGCATGCGATCGTCAGCCGCGGGCGGCGCGCGCGTACTCCTCGAGGATGTCGCTCGCCGAGATCACGCCGACGACGCGCTCGCCGTCCACGACGGGCAGCGCCCGCACCCGCCGCTCCAGCATGAGCCGGGCGGCCGTGGCGGCATCGACGCCGGTGCCGACCGTCGTCGGATCGGACGTCATGGCGGCGTTCACCTTGGTGCGGGCGAGATGTCCGACGTGCGGACCGAGATCGACGTTGCTCAACATGCCAACGAGCTTCCCGTCCTCGACCACGGGAAGATGGCGGATGCGGTGCTGCGCCATCTTCCCCCGCGCCTCCTCGAGCGTCGCGTCGGGTGCGATCGTGATCGGCACCGCGCGCATCAGCTCGCCGACCTCGCCCGGACCGGCCGTCGTCGCGGCCGCCGGCGCGCGCGCGGCCTCGGCGACGAGCGCCCCCACGTGGGGCTGCCGCTGCGCCGGCACGGTGAGCACCGGGCACGGCGCGAGCCGCGCCACCTTCGAAGCGACGCTTCCGAGTAGCAGGTGCTTCAGCCCGCTCCGCCCGTGCGTCCCCATCACGATCACGTCGATCTGGCGCTCGGCCGCGAGCTGCAGGATCCGCAGCGTCGGCGTATCGACGCGGACGTCGACCTCGAACGCGGGCACCTCCCCGTCCCGCTCGAGGAGCGCGCGGACGTGCTGCTGCAAGCGCTCCGTCTCCTCGCGGATCCACGCCCCGTCGATGGGCGCGATCGGATACTCGGTCATGGTGTAGACGGGCAGCGGCAGCGCATGGGTCACGAGCAGCCGTCCCTTCGCCGCGCGCGCGAGACCGCCGGCGACGCGCAGCGCCGCATCCGCGGGCGCCTCGTAGTCGACCGGCACCAGAATGTTCGTGAAGGTCGTCATGCGTCCCGACGATGCCGCTTTCGTGCCAGGCGGAGCGCCCGTGTTTTCCCGGGCGACGGTCCCGCGCGCCTCCGAGATGCGAGAGGGCTCCTGCCCGAAATTCCCGCGTCTGGGAAGAGACGCGCGCGCGAGAAGGCGCCTACCCGAACGCGGAGTCGGCGGGGCCGAAGGCGTCCGGAAGCGCCAGGAGCTCGCCGTACGAGAAGACCGGGCCGTCGCTGCAGACGTCGCGGTCGTTCACGTAGCAGTGCCCGCAGAGCCCGGTCCCGCACTTCATGTAGCGCTCGAGCGCGACGTGGATCGCGCCGGGCGCGAGGCCGGCGGCGGCGAGCGCCGCGGCGGCGGAGCGCAGCATCCCCGGCGGCCCGCAGAGCGCGGCGCGCTCCGCACCCACCGCCGCGACCGCCGCCGCGACGAGCTCCGTCACCACCCCCGTCCGGCCGTGCCACCCGGGCGCCGCCTCCTCGACCGTCTCGAACAGCGCGACGTCCGGCTGGACGCGCCAGCCGGCGAGGCTCGCCCGCAGGATACGGCTCCCGGGCGTACGCGCGCCGTAGAGGATCGCGACCGGGGTGCCCGCCGCCCGCGCCCGGAGCTGCGCGTCGATCGCGCTCCGCAGCGGAGCCAGGCCGCAACCGCCCGCGACGTAGAGCGTCGGACGATCCGCGCCGTCCTGCGGGAAGCCGCGCCCGAACGGCCCCCGGACGCCGACGCTCGCGCCCACCTCGCAGGCGAAGAACGCCCCGGTGAGCGCGCCGACCCGCCGCACGGTGAGCGTGACGGTACCGGGCGCCGCGCCCGCGCACGGCAGGTGGGCGAGCGTGAACGCGGCCTCACCGTGGCCGAGGAGCGAGAGCATCACGAATTGCCCGGGCCGCGCGGCGTCGAGCGCGGGGACGGGCGTCGCGAGGCCGAGCACGAAGGTACGGGTGTCCTCGGCCTCGTCGTGCATCGCCACGACGCGAGCGGGGTGCGGCAGGGCCGCCGCGAAATCGTCGGGCGGTGCGACCACGCTCATCGCTCGCCTCCGAGCGCCGCCAGGACGCCGAGCGCGCCGATCGTGCCCGGACACGCGACGTCACAGCGGCCGCAACCGACGCAGCCGAGCCGCCCCGTCGGGCCCGCGAAGTCGCGCGAGAGCTTGTGGTACCAGAAGCGCCGCACGCGATCACCCGGACGGGGCGCGGGGTGATGTCCCGAGGCCTGGCGCTGGAAGCCCTCGAGGAGGCAGCTGTCCCAGATGCGAGCGCGCGTCCCGCCCGCGCCCACCGGCTCGTCGACGACCGTGAAGCAGGTGCAGGTCGGGCAGAGGCTCGTGCAGCCGGTGCAGGCGAGGCAGCGCGGACCGACCGCCTGCCACTCCTCGTCGGCAATCGCGCCTCCCGCCGGCGCCGCGTTCATACGCGCGAGCCCGCGCGCGACGTACGGCCGCACCGGAAAGCTCGCCGCCGCCCCGGCCGCCAGCTCGGCGAGCAGGAGCGCGGTGCCGTCGTCGACCGGCGTGCTCGCCACCCCGGCGCCGTGCAGCGCCGCGACCCCCGCCGCGCTCCCCCACGCGACGACGACGCGACCGTCCGGCAACGCCGTCAGGTTCAGGTCGAAGGGCGCGCGCGCGAACGGGCCCGCGTCGACCTCCAGACAAAAGCCGCCGGCACAGGCCCCCGAGCAGTCGAGGCCGACGAGAAAGGCCGCCGCGCGCCGGGCGCGGTACCACGGATCGGATCCGAAGTGCGCATCGAGGTGCGCGATCGCGGCGAGGTCGCACGCGCGAAGGCCGACGAAGGCGACCCGCTCGGGGCATGGGACGACGGGACGCATGGCGCCCGTGTCGTCCCAGGCGAGCACGGGCTCGCGCGGCGGCACGAGCCAGCCCTTCACCCCCGCGAGCGGCGCCGCCGTCGACCACGCGAGCGCACCCTCCCCGTTCGTCGCCGTCCAGACCGGCGCGCCCTCCACCGTGCGCGGCTCGATCACGCGCCGGTCGAGGGCGAGCGCGCGGCGGATCCGGTCCACCGCCGCCCGCGACGCGAGCACGCACGCGTCCATCAGCAGGCCTCCACCGCGACCGCGCACACCTTGAGCTCCGGCATGCGGGCGATCGGATCGAGCGCGTCGTTGGTGACGAGATTCGGCGAGGCTTCGGCGAAGTGGTACGGCATCGCGACGACGCCCGGCGGGACGTCGTCCGACACGATGGCGCGCGTCGTCACCTCGCCGCGCCGCGAGCGCACGCGGACGCAAGCGCCGGTCGTGATCCGCCGGCGCGCGGCGTCGCTCGCGTGCATCCACACGAGACCGAGCGGGTTCTCGCGCTCGAGGAGGGGCGCGCGCCTGGTCATCGACCCCGATCCGTACTGGTGGTGCAGCCGGAAGGTCGTGAGCTGGAGCGGGTACTCGGCATCGGGAAGCTCCGCGGGCGGCGTCTGGTCGACCGGGATCAGCCGGCCGCGTCCGCGCACGCAGCTCGCCACGTGCAGGCGCGGCGTACCCGGATGCGCGGGCGTGGGACACGGCCAGCAGAGCCCGCCGCTCGCCCCGATCCGAGCGTGGCTCATGCCTCCGTAGATCGGCGTCAGCGCCGCCATCTCGGTGAAGACCCCGGCCGCATCGCGGAAACCCATCGGCCGCCCGAGCCGCGCCGCGAGCGCTTCCAGCATCTCCCAGTCGGTCCGCGCCTCTCCCGGCGGCGCCACGGCGCGCCGCACCCGCTGCACGCGCCGCTCGGTCGACGTGAACGTCCCGTCCTTTTCGGCGAAGCTCGCCGCCGGCAGGACGATGTCGGCGCACGTGGCGGTCTCCGTGAGGAAGAGCTCGGCGACGATCAGGCAGTCGAGCCGCCCGAGGGCGCGCGCGACGAAGCGTCCGCCGGGATCGGTGACGACGGGATCCTCGCCGATCACGAGCAGCGTCTTCAACCGCCCGTCGTGCGCGGCATGCTGCATGGAGAGCGACGTGAGCCCCGGCGCGGACGGCAGCGCGACGCCCCACGCGGCCTCGAAGCGGCGCCGCGCGGCCGCGTCGTCGACCGGCTGATACCCAGAGTAGACGTCCGGGAGCGCGCCCATGTCGCACGCGCCCTGCACGTTGTTCTGCCCGCGCAGCGGGTTCACCCCGCCGCCGATCGCTCCGACGTTTCCCGTCACGAGCGCGAGGTTCGAGAGCGCGATGACGGTCTCGGTGCCCGAGACGTGCTGGGTGACGCCGAGCCCGTACGCGAGCCAGCCGCGCCGGCTCGCGGCGTAGAGCCGGGCCGCGTCGACGATGGCCGCGGCCGGGACGCCGGTCACGCGCGCCGCCTCGTCCGGCGTCCACCTGGCGAGCGCCGCCCGGAGCGCGTCGACGTTCTCGCAGCGCGCGTCGAGATACGCGCGATCCTCCCATCCATGGGCGAAGATCGCGTGCAGCATGCCGTTCACGAAGGCGATGTCGGTGCCGAGCCTGATCTGCGCGTGCAGGTCGGCCGCGCGTGCGAGGCGGGTGCGCCGCGGATCGACGACCACCAGCGGGACGCCGCGCTCGTGCGCGGCCAGGATGCGGGCGCCCAGGATGGCGTGGTTCTCGGTGACGTCGGCGCCCACGACGAGCAGACAGTCGGTCTCGTCGACGTCGGCGATCGGGTTCGTCATCGCGCCCGAGCCGAGGGTCCGGCGGAGTCCGGCGACCGACGGCGCGTGACAGACGCGCGCGCAGTGGTCGACGTTGTTCGTCCCGAGCACCGCGCGCGCGAACTTCATCGCCGCGAAGGCGTCCTCGTTGGTCGCGCGCGCGCTCGCGACGACCCCGACCGCATCCGGGCCGCCCTCGTGGCGCGCCGCCGCGAGCGCCTCGGCGGCGGCGGCGAGCGCCACGTCCCATGCGACCGCCTCGAGCCGCCCGTTCCGACGCAGCAGCGGCCGCGTCAGGCGCTCCGGGCTCGCGATGAACTGCGCCGCGTTCCACCCCTTCACGCAGAGCTGCCCGCGTGACACCGGGTGCAGGCGCTCCGGCGCCACCCCGACGACCCGTCCCCCGGCAACGTCGAGGACGAGCCCGCAGCCGACCGCGCAGAAAGGACAGGTCGTCGTGGTCACGGCGCCGCCGCCTCCAGCGCGCGCGCGGCGCGACCGTCGGCGCGGACGAGCCGGCACGGCGCGGCGGCGGGGGCCGCCCCGATGCGTTCAGCGACGCCGTCCACGGTGTCCTCCCTTGCCGCACCCGCCGACGGCCGGCGCGCGCACCGTCAAGACCGGCACGGGCGCGTGGCGCACGACCTTCTCGGCGACGCTGCCGATCAAGAGGTGCGCGAGTCCGGTCCGGCCGAGCGTGCTCATCACGATCACGTCGGCGCGCTTGGCGGCGTCGAGGATCGCGGGCACGGCTTCGCCCGTCACGGCGCGGCAGGCGACGCGCTTCGCACCCGCGCCGAGCGCCTGCCGCGCCACCTCGGCGAGCCGCGCCTCGCGCTCGCGGGCGATCTCCGCCGGCGGCGTCCAGGCGATCTCTTCCCGGGTCGGATAGCCGGGGCCGGTGTAGAACGGCGTGAGCACGTGCAGGAGCGTGATGCGCCCCTCATGGCGGTCGGCGAGCGCGGACGCCACGCGCAGCGCGTGGGTGGCGTTCGGCGAGAGGTCGTGCGGCACGAGGATGCGCCGGAATCGCGTCGTCATACCCTCAGCACATTCCAAGATCCCTGCCACGCCGTGCGCAGCGCCAATCGCGCAACCCCACGCGACTCGACACGCCGCCGCTTGGCGCGGCCGGGAATGCGAGGCCGTACATTCGCAGCCCTGGGAACGGCGCGCGGCGGCGCGCGCGACCACGCACATGGTCCGCGCCTTCGAGCACGCCCGCGCCGCGCTCGGGCTCGACACGTCGCCGCCGCACGACCGGGACTCAGAGGTTGTGAAGAAATCCCGGACGGGAGGGGATTTTTTCACAGCCTCTCAGTCCGCGCCGTCCGTCCGCCACGCGAAGAGCGCGCCGAGCGCGGCGGCGCGCGCGGCCCGCGCGTCGCCGTCGGTCGCGATCGTGACGCGCGGCTCGCCGGGCGCCCACGGCTCCGCCTCGGACGCCTGGGCCAGATAGGTGTCGAAGCGCGCGTCGGACACGTCGCCGGGCAGCCGCGCCGCGAGCCGCGTCCGCACCGTCTCGGGCTCGGCGGTCGCCTCGACGAAGAGCACGCGCCGGCCGCGCCGCGCCGCCACCGCCGCGACCGCGTCCCGATCGGCACGGCGCAGGAACGTCGCGTCCGCGATCACCGTCCGGCCGGCCGCGAGCCCGGCGTCGACCTCGCCGCAGAGCGCCGCGTAGACGGCGGCGCGCGCCGGCGCGCCGTAGCGGTCGGGCGGCGCGGCGGCGCCCGGGTGGTCCGCGCGCTTGCGGATCACGTCCGAGCGCAGCACCTCGGCCTCGGTGATCTCGGCGAGCGCGGCGGCGATCGTCGACGTCCCCGTGCCGCTCCGTCCGCAGCAGACGATCAGCGCCGGCGCGTGCGCGCGCCAGGCGGAGCGGAGCGCGAGCGCGACGTAGGCGGCGGCGCGCGCGCGCGCGCGCTCCCGCTCGGCCGCCTCCACCTCGGGCTCGGCGTCCGTGAGCGCGGCGACCATCGCGCGCACGCTCGCCCGATACGCAGCATAGTACGGCACGAGCCGCGGGAGCACGGGATCGTCGGCCGCATCCACGTAGGCCGCCGCGAAGGCGGCGGCGAGGTCGCGCCGGCCGCGGGCCTCGAGGTCCATCGTGAGGAACGCGATCTCCGACGCGACGTCGTTGCAGCGGAGCGGCAGCGAGAACTCGATGCAGTCGAAGACGTAGATGCCTTCCGGCAAGCCGCCGGCGCCGCCCGCCGGCACGAAGCACACATGCTCCGCGTGCAGGTCGCCGTGTCCCTCGCGGATGCGGCCCTCCGCCTGACGCGCCCGCAGGAGCGGCGCGTGCGCCCGCACGAACCACTCGGCGGTCGCGACGAGCGCCGCGTGCTCCTCCGCGAAGAGCACGCGGCCGACGAACGGCCGGAGTGTGGCCAGGGTGTCGGCGAAGCGCCGCCGCACCGCCTCGGGCGACGCTTCGGCCGCGACCGCCGGTCCGCTCGGGGCCGCGCCGTGGAACGCCACGATCCGGCGCGCGAGCGCCGCCATCATGGAGACGTCGACGGCGCCGGCGGCGAGCAGGGCCGGCAGCAGCCGCGCCGCGGGGAGGCGCCGCATGTGGAGCACCGGCTCGACGGGCTCGCCCGCGCCGCCGAGCGCGAGCGTGCCATCGGCGCGCCGCACGACGTCGACGACGTCGAGGTAGACCGCCGCGGCGAGGCGCCGGTTCAGCCGCAGCTCCTCGGCGCAGAAGAAGCGCCGGCGCTCCCGCGTCCCGAAATCGAGGAACGAGAAGCGCACCGCCTTCTTGAGCTTGTAGACGTCGTCGCCCGCGAGGAACACGTGCGAGATGTGGGTCTGCACGTGCTCGACCCGCGCCGGCCGGGCCGCGTGGAAGGCCGGGGCCGCGAGCGCGGCCAGCACCTCCTCCGGGACCTCCTCGATCGCGTCCGCGCCGCTCATGCGGCTCCGGCGAGCACGCGGGTCGGGCGAGCCCCTCCCGGAGCGCCCGGCCGCGGCATCGGCAGGGCCGACGCGGGCGAAGCGAGCCGCAGGAACGACGCGCGCCGGCACCTCGCCGACATGCTACGGCGCGCGCTTCAGGTAGGCGACGATCGCGCGCACCTCGGCGGGCGTCAGCACGCGCCGGAAGTGCGGCATGGCCGGCCGCTTGGTCGCGAGCATGTGCCAGACCGCCGTCCGCACCTGCTCCGGGTCGCGGCGCCGGAAGTAGGCGCGGTCGAACACGACCGCCGGCCGCTCGCCCTCCTCGGCGAGGCTGCCGGCGCCGCGTCCGTCGTCGCCGTGGCAGGCGGCGCAGTAGCGGTCGTAGAGGACGTAGCCGGGCGAGAGCAGCCGCACGAACGCGACCAGCGAACGGAGCTCGCCCGCGGCGATCGGCGGCCCGATGGCCGGCATCCCGCCGCGTCCGTGGCTCGCGAGGACGCCGAGATCCTTCTCGTCCACGCTCGCCTGGAAGGCCGGGTCGGAGAGGTCGCGCGGCGTCCGCGCGCCCGGCGGCAGCGTCAGCTCGGGCGTTCCGGTGCGGCCGTGGCAGAGCTCGCAGCGGTCGACGTACACCGCCTGCCCCTCCTCGACGCGCCGCCACTCGATCGTCGGCAGCCGCTCGAGGTAGGCGGCGATCGCCTC is a window of Deltaproteobacteria bacterium DNA encoding:
- a CDS encoding 4Fe-4S dicluster domain-containing protein codes for the protein MDACVLASRAAVDRIRRALALDRRVIEPRTVEGAPVWTATNGEGALAWSTAAPLAGVKGWLVPPREPVLAWDDTGAMRPVVPCPERVAFVGLRACDLAAIAHLDAHFGSDPWYRARRAAAFLVGLDCSGACAGGFCLEVDAGPFARAPFDLNLTALPDGRVVVAWGSAAGVAALHGAGVASTPVDDGTALLLAELAAGAAASFPVRPYVARGLARMNAAPAGGAIADEEWQAVGPRCLACTGCTSLCPTCTCFTVVDEPVGAGGTRARIWDSCLLEGFQRQASGHHPAPRPGDRVRRFWYHKLSRDFAGPTGRLGCVGCGRCDVACPGTIGALGVLAALGGER
- the fdhF gene encoding formate dehydrogenase subunit alpha, producing the protein MTTTTCPFCAVGCGLVLDVAGGRVVGVAPERLHPVSRGQLCVKGWNAAQFIASPERLTRPLLRRNGRLEAVAWDVALAAAAEALAAARHEGGPDAVGVVASARATNEDAFAAMKFARAVLGTNNVDHCARVCHAPSVAGLRRTLGSGAMTNPIADVDETDCLLVVGADVTENHAILGARILAAHERGVPLVVVDPRRTRLARAADLHAQIRLGTDIAFVNGMLHAIFAHGWEDRAYLDARCENVDALRAALARWTPDEAARVTGVPAAAIVDAARLYAASRRGWLAYGLGVTQHVSGTETVIALSNLALVTGNVGAIGGGVNPLRGQNNVQGACDMGALPDVYSGYQPVDDAAARRRFEAAWGVALPSAPGLTSLSMQHAAHDGRLKTLLVIGEDPVVTDPGGRFVARALGRLDCLIVAELFLTETATCADIVLPAASFAEKDGTFTSTERRVQRVRRAVAPPGEARTDWEMLEALAARLGRPMGFRDAAGVFTEMAALTPIYGGMSHARIGASGGLCWPCPTPAHPGTPRLHVASCVRGRGRLIPVDQTPPAELPDAEYPLQLTTFRLHHQYGSGSMTRRAPLLERENPLGLVWMHASDAARRRITTGACVRVRSRRGEVTTRAIVSDDVPPGVVAMPYHFAEASPNLVTNDALDPIARMPELKVCAVAVEAC
- a CDS encoding universal stress protein, yielding MTTRFRRILVPHDLSPNATHALRVASALADRHEGRITLLHVLTPFYTGPGYPTREEIAWTPPAEIAREREARLAEVARQALGAGAKRVACRAVTGEAVPAILDAAKRADVIVMSTLGRTGLAHLLIGSVAEKVVRHAPVPVLTVRAPAVGGCGKGGHRGRRR
- a CDS encoding AAA family ATPase, with protein sequence MSGADAIEEVPEEVLAALAAPAFHAARPARVEHVQTHISHVFLAGDDVYKLKKAVRFSFLDFGTRERRRFFCAEELRLNRRLAAAVYLDVVDVVRRADGTLALGGAGEPVEPVLHMRRLPAARLLPALLAAGAVDVSMMAALARRIVAFHGAAPSGPAVAAEASPEAVRRRFADTLATLRPFVGRVLFAEEHAALVATAEWFVRAHAPLLRARQAEGRIREGHGDLHAEHVCFVPAGGAGGLPEGIYVFDCIEFSLPLRCNDVASEIAFLTMDLEARGRRDLAAAFAAAYVDAADDPVLPRLVPYYAAYRASVRAMVAALTDAEPEVEAAERERARARAAAYVALALRSAWRAHAPALIVCCGRSGTGTSTIAAALAEITEAEVLRSDVIRKRADHPGAAAPPDRYGAPARAAVYAALCGEVDAGLAAGRTVIADATFLRRADRDAVAAVAARRGRRVLFVEATAEPETVRTRLAARLPGDVSDARFDTYLAQASEAEPWAPGEPRVTIATDGDARAARAAALGALFAWRTDGAD
- a CDS encoding c-type cytochrome, translated to MERIGRLAAAAALVLAGLLAGGSARAEAPDGGALYAENCERCHGVTGRGDGPDASLFASPPSDLRRGFLDRYPTEDIVRRIRSGVPLELALDPERLRSRAREVEAIAAYLERLPTIEWRRVEEGQAVYVDRCELCHGRTGTPELTLPPGARTPRDLSDPAFQASVDEKDLGVLASHGRGGMPAIGPPIAAGELRSLVAFVRLLSPGYVLYDRYCAACHGDDGRGAGSLAEEGERPAVVFDRAYFRRRDPEQVRTAVWHMLATKRPAMPHFRRVLTPAEVRAIVAYLKRAP